TTTAAACCAATTAAAGAATTAGCTAAACCAATATCTTCATATGCAATTGCTAACATTCTACGAAATAATCCATCTAAATTACCACCTACAACTAATAATAATCCATAGTATAATGATGCATCTACATCACTCCCTCTTACAGATTTATGAAATGCACTTAAGTTATCATATGATGCATCTTTTTTATAATCATAATAAAAATTTTTATGAGGAAAAATTTTTTCTAAAATTTCAATGGTTATTTTTCCTTTAAATTTTAAATTAATTAAAAGTTCTAAATTATTAAAAACATTTCTTAAATCACCACTTGAAATTCTTACAAATTTTTCAAGTGTTTCTTTATCAAAAATTAAATTAATTTTTTTATTTTTGATAATTTTTTGCAAAGCATTTGTTATATCTTCTTCACTAATTTTTTCAAATTGCAAAATTTGCAATCTACTTCTTATTGCTGGATTAACTTTAAAAAAAGGATTTTCTGTTGTTGTAGCATAAAAAGTTTTATTTTTTTCTTCTAAAAAAGAAAGCAAAATATCTTGTTTATCTTTGTTTAGTCTATGAATTTCATCAATAATAATAATGTCATAATTATTAATGTAGTTTATTAATTTTTCTTTATTATCTAAAACAGAGTTAAAAATAACAAATTTTTTCCCTAATTCTTTTGCTAAAACTATTGCACTAGAAGTTTTACCAATGCCTGATTCACCATAAAATATAAAAGATGTATTATTTTTGTGATCAATAATTTTTTTTAATAAAAATTTGATATGACTTTGCCCTACAATATCATCCAGTTTTTCAGGCACGAATATTTTTGATGTTATATTATTCATTTTTTTCGTTTGGTTTAATTAAATTAGAATCTTCAATCTCACTATGGCTTACACTAGGTGATGAAAAATTATCTTTCTTTAAATA
The sequence above is a segment of the Mesomycoplasma neurolyticum genome. Coding sequences within it:
- a CDS encoding replication-associated recombination protein A, producing MNNITSKIFVPEKLDDIVGQSHIKFLLKKIIDHKNNTSFIFYGESGIGKTSSAIVLAKELGKKFVIFNSVLDNKEKLINYINNYDIIIIDEIHRLNKDKQDILLSFLEEKNKTFYATTTENPFFKVNPAIRSRLQILQFEKISEEDITNALQKIIKNKKINLIFDKETLEKFVRISSGDLRNVFNNLELLINLKFKGKITIEILEKIFPHKNFYYDYKKDASYDNLSAFHKSVRGSDVDASLYYGLLLVVGGNLDGLFRRMLAIAYEDIGLANSLIGLKVDTAIKAAERLGMPEAILPIGNIIIELALSPKSNSSYLATQKALNTINENKVYQVPKHLKDNHYASAAKLKNGIGYLYPHDFANSYVEQQYMPKELIEEKFFHFKNNANERKIKEYWKQIKEKNNNK